In the Oncorhynchus tshawytscha isolate Ot180627B linkage group LG17, Otsh_v2.0, whole genome shotgun sequence genome, one interval contains:
- the LOC112216978 gene encoding monocarboxylate transporter 2-like — protein sequence MPPPAAGPPAVTPPDGGWGWAVVLGSFISIGFSYAFPKAITVYFKDIQKIFDCSYSQIAWISSIMLAVMYAGGPMSSVLVNTYGCRPVMIMGGVLSSIGLISASFCNSVVELYVCIGLIGGLGLAFNLQPALTMIGKYFYKKRPIANGIAMAGSPVFLSSLAPFNQYLFNSFGWRGSFLILGGILLNCCVAGALMRPLGPPLGKIKKDEELVVAKTATKKKETTTCLGTVNKFIDLSLFKHRGFLIYLSGNVIMFLGFFSPIVFLTAYAKDIGVDEYSAAFLLSILAFVDMFARPSMGLLANSKWIRPRIQYFFSFAVLYNGVCHILCPLVESYTGLVVYAVFFGFAFGMVSSVLFETLMDLVGAQRFSSAVGLTTIVECCPVLIGPPLAGKLVDITKNYKYMYFCCGAVVIMASIWLFIGNFINYRLLAKERKQEEMYKRTETEDPDRDQDQKETDGDAQALEDMVDPKDEDAMQRETNI from the exons ATGCCACCCCCTGCCGCAGGCCCCCCAGCAGTGACCCCTCCGGAcgggggctggggctgggccGTGGTCCTGGGATCCTTCATCTCCATCGGCTTCTCCTACGCCTTCCCCAAGGCCATCACCGTCTACTTCAAGGACATACAGAAGATCTTTGATTGCTCCTACAGCCAGATAGCATGGATCTCCTCCATCATGCTGGCCGTCATGTACGCAGGCG GTCCCATGAGCAGTGTACTGGTAAACACATATGGCTGCAGACCTGTCATGATCATGGGGGGAGTACTGTCTTCTATCGGGTTGATATCCGCTTCCTTCTGCAACAGCGTGGTGGAGCTTTATGTTTGCATCGGTCTTATAGGAG GCCTGGGCCTAGCCTTTAACCTTCAGCCAGCCCTGACTATGATTGGCAAGTACTTCTATAAGAAGCGTCCCATCGCTAACGGAATAGCCATGGCCGGTAGCCCAGTGTTCCTGAGCAGCCTAGCCCCTTTCAACCAGTACCTGTTCAACTCCTTCGGCTGGAGGGGCAGCTTCCTCATCCTGGGGGGCATACTGCTCAATTGCTGTGTGGCTGGCGCCCTGATGAGGCCCCTGGGGCCACCACTGGGCAAAATCAAGAAGGACGAGGAGTTGGTCGTTGCCAAAACTGCCACCAAGAAGAAGGAGACGACCACTTGTTTGGGGACTGTCAACAAGTTCATTGACCTGTCGCTTTTCAAGCACCGCGGTTTCCTCATCTACCTGTCGGGCAACGTCATCATGTTCTTGGGTTTTTTCTCGCCAATCGTCTTCCTGACGGCCTATGCCAAGGACATAGGCGTGGACGAGTACTCGGCCGCCTTCCTGCTCTCCATCCTGGCCTTCGTGGACATGTTTGCCCGGCCCTCCATGGGGCTCCTGGCCAACTCCAAGTGGATCCGGCCCAGAATCCAGTACTTCTTCAGCTTCGCCGTGCTCTACAACGGGGTGTGCCACATCCTCTGCCCCCTGGTGGAGAGCTACACAGGCCTGGTGGTGTACGCCGTGTTCTTTGGCTTTGCCTTCGGCATGGTCAGCTCGGTGCTGTTTGAGACGCTGATGGACCTGGTGGGGGCTCAGAGGTTCTCCAGCGCTGTGGGGCTCACCACCATTGTGGAGTGCTGCCCTGTCCTCATTGGTCCACCTCTGGCAG GTAAACTGGTGGACATCACCAAAAACTACAAGTACATGTATTTCTGCTGTGGGGCTGTGGTGATCATGGCCAGCATTTGGCTGTTCATCGGCAACTTCATCAACTACAGACTCCTGGCCAAGGAGCGCAAGCAGGAGGAGATGTACAAACGGACTGAAACCGAGGACCCTGACCGGGACCAGGACCAAAAGGAGACAGACGGGGACGCCCAGGCCTTGGAGGACATGGTAGACCCCAAAGATGAGGACGCCAtgcagagggagaccaacatCTAG